The genomic DNA CTGAATTTCGTCCACGAAAGCAAACGGAGCCTTCTGAGGGAGGAGGGCATGAACTTGTTCTTCATTATAAAGCATAGGGCAACACCTTTTCTAAGATTGTTCTGTGGCTCAAGTGACCACCGTTGATGATTTCCAGACGAACTTTCGGGAGTGCAGGCTTTGCAAAGCAAAGGTCTCCCAACAGGTCGAGGATTTTATGACGAGCGGGTTCGTCGGCAACTCTAAAGGGCGCTTTCGCCGCCTCAGAATTATCGAGCAGGAGCCCACAGGATTCATCCACCCCGCCAAGCAAACCGGCCTTGCGGGCTTCGTCAAATTCGTTTTTCAAAATGAAAGTTCTCGCAGCGAAGACGTTGTACAAGTCTTCTGCCGAGTAAATGGAAACATTTGCCGCCGACTTAAAGACGTGGCCGTTTTCGTTACGTTCCAAAATGTATTCCACTTCAAAAGCTTCGCACGGCGTAATTTTTACGGAACCGTAAGGTTTTTGCGCCTGAGCCGCATCAGTGACATCCGTGCGGAACAAGTCCCATTCCGCATGTACGGGAACATCGTAAAATGCAAGTTCTTCGGGTGCACCCACATTTCTGCGAAATTCACTAAAGAACGGGAGCGCACTGCCGTCCATCAGCGGAACTTCGGCAACACACCCTTTTTCACTTTCTTCGTTGCAGGCGACATCGACCACAAAGCGGCGAGACGGCCACATCAAGAATACCGGTGCAAGGTGTTCCGGGGACGCAAGCGTCAACGCATGAGCGCCTTCGCCCAATTCGTAAATTGCAGTACGGGCTACGCGGAACTTCAAATCCGTGAAGCACTTTGCGCAATCGGTACTGTAAAAAGCACGACCTCCCACGCGCCATTCGACGCGAGGCTCCAGTTGCGGATTGTACTCCTGGACTTCAATTTTTACGTTCGCTTTGCCATAAGACAAAGACGCAGAACTAAATTTCCACTCACGCGGGCTTTTACGAGAATCTTTTTTCATTTAGATAACGGGAATTTATAAAAAAAATGCACACTTGAAAGTTAAGAACTTAGAACTTAGAGCTTAGAACTTAGATTTTAAAATGGAAGCCTAAGTTCTAAGAGCGAAGCGGGCTAAGTTCTACCAACTGTGGTGGCATCGTCGCCTATTTCTTGCCCATCATTCGGAGTTTCACGACGGAGCGGCGCCAGACGTCAATTTCTTCGGCCGGGTAGCCCGCGTAAACCTTGCCCGCCTTAAGGCTCTTGGTCACGCCCGCCTTGGCAGCGACTTTCACGCCCTTGCCTATCGTCAAATGCCCCGCCGACTGTACGCCACCAGCGAATTCCACGTCATCTTCCATAATCAC from Fibrobacter sp. UBA4297 includes the following:
- a CDS encoding UDP-3-O-acyl-N-acetylglucosamine deacetylase — its product is MKKDSRKSPREWKFSSASLSYGKANVKIEVQEYNPQLEPRVEWRVGGRAFYSTDCAKCFTDLKFRVARTAIYELGEGAHALTLASPEHLAPVFLMWPSRRFVVDVACNEESEKGCVAEVPLMDGSALPFFSEFRRNVGAPEELAFYDVPVHAEWDLFRTDVTDAAQAQKPYGSVKITPCEAFEVEYILERNENGHVFKSAANVSIYSAEDLYNVFAARTFILKNEFDEARKAGLLGGVDESCGLLLDNSEAAKAPFRVADEPARHKILDLLGDLCFAKPALPKVRLEIINGGHLSHRTILEKVLPYAL